A part of uncultured Campylobacter sp. genomic DNA contains:
- a CDS encoding aspartate 1-decarboxylase gives MKIEILSSKIHRARVTDANLNYVGSITIGLELIEAAGLCEYQKVEILNVNNGERFATYVIRGEKKGEICLNGAAARKVCVGDVVIIVAYAQMSAKKARSFKPKIVQVNEKNEITE, from the coding sequence ATGAAAATCGAAATTTTATCAAGCAAAATCCACCGCGCGCGCGTGACGGACGCCAATCTCAACTACGTAGGCTCCATTACGATAGGGCTCGAGCTCATCGAGGCTGCGGGACTCTGCGAGTACCAAAAAGTCGAGATCCTAAACGTCAATAACGGCGAGCGCTTCGCTACCTACGTGATCCGCGGCGAGAAAAAGGGCGAGATCTGCCTAAACGGCGCGGCCGCGCGCAAAGTCTGTGTCGGCGACGTCGTCATCATCGTGGCCTACGCACAGATGAGCGCCAAAAAAGCAAGAAGCTTCAAGCCTAAAATCGTGCAGGTAAACGAAAAAAACGAAATAACGGAGTAA
- a CDS encoding L,D-transpeptidase family protein produces the protein MKFKILLPLIIIAAGLAWALDNYLSYKNIETINSEISLKQALNGEQISKIRVYKSKRILEILTSKGVAKSYKIALGREPEGHKEVQGDGKTPEGNYTINGKNPNSAYHLNLGISYPNKADVAHAKSLGKSAGGDIKIHGLPNKFSYLGQSIAAFGDWTEGCIALVNDDMDELFEHVKIGTPIEILP, from the coding sequence ATGAAATTTAAAATTTTACTTCCGCTTATTATCATCGCTGCGGGCTTGGCGTGGGCATTGGACAATTATCTTAGCTATAAAAATATCGAAACGATCAACTCTGAAATTTCGCTAAAGCAAGCATTGAACGGCGAGCAAATTTCTAAAATCCGCGTCTATAAATCCAAACGAATTCTTGAAATTTTAACCTCAAAAGGCGTCGCGAAAAGTTACAAAATCGCCCTCGGACGCGAGCCTGAAGGACACAAAGAGGTTCAAGGCGACGGCAAAACCCCGGAGGGCAACTACACCATAAACGGCAAAAATCCAAACTCGGCGTATCATCTAAATTTAGGCATCTCCTATCCGAACAAAGCCGACGTAGCGCACGCAAAATCCCTCGGCAAGAGCGCAGGCGGCGATATCAAAATCCACGGGCTACCGAATAAATTCAGCTACCTAGGGCAGAGTATCGCGGCGTTCGGCGACTGGACGGAGGGCTGCATAGCGCTCGTCAACGACGATATGGACGAGCTTTTTGAGCACGTAAAAATCGGCACGCCGATAGAAATTTTGCCGTGA
- a CDS encoding histidine kinase, with product MNYKKLGLKAFSRGEFELAKLYFSLAYEKSGEEEILFLLELCQTALADREEALMLFDFYNLSPKTQTAELFKILNSINEKIANEAVSEPGAEDEIAVIAYADFMRAVGQRGFKDAFESIIFSSKIAISDKSEMIEFLENLIENGYYEMGLNYVESSAAAYAGDERFEALMQKIKNHENTTRK from the coding sequence TTGAACTATAAAAAACTGGGGCTAAAGGCCTTTTCGCGCGGAGAATTCGAGCTTGCGAAGCTATATTTTTCGCTCGCATACGAAAAAAGCGGCGAGGAGGAAATTCTATTTTTGCTTGAGCTTTGCCAGACTGCGCTGGCAGACCGCGAAGAGGCGCTTATGCTCTTTGATTTTTACAACCTCAGCCCAAAAACTCAAACCGCGGAGCTTTTTAAAATTTTAAACTCCATCAACGAAAAAATCGCGAACGAAGCGGTCTCCGAGCCCGGCGCCGAGGACGAAATCGCCGTTATCGCCTATGCCGATTTTATGCGAGCGGTAGGTCAAAGAGGCTTTAAAGACGCCTTCGAATCGATTATTTTTTCCTCCAAAATCGCCATTTCAGACAAAAGCGAGATGATAGAATTTTTAGAAAATTTAATAGAAAACGGCTACTACGAAATGGGGCTTAATTACGTCGAAAGCTCGGCTGCCGCGTATGCGGGCGATGAGCGCTTCGAAGCGCTGATGCAAAAAATCAAAAATCATGAAAATACGACTCGAAAATAG
- a CDS encoding YbaB/EbfC family nucleoid-associated protein codes for MFEGMDFSKMGQMLDQMQAKAKQIEEENARKEFTVKSGAGMVAIRLNGAGEVLDLSIDDSLFSDKESLQILLISAINDAIKLVENEKKGAAASMLGGLGGLGDLLGNKG; via the coding sequence ATGTTTGAAGGAATGGATTTTTCGAAAATGGGGCAAATGCTCGATCAGATGCAGGCCAAGGCTAAGCAGATCGAGGAGGAGAATGCGCGCAAGGAATTTACTGTAAAATCGGGCGCGGGCATGGTCGCCATCAGGCTAAACGGCGCGGGCGAGGTGCTCGATCTAAGTATCGACGATAGCCTTTTTAGCGACAAGGAAAGCTTGCAGATCCTACTGATCTCGGCGATCAATGACGCGATAAAACTCGTCGAAAATGAAAAGAAAGGCGCTGCAGCATCCATGCTAGGAGGGCTCGGCGGATTGGGTGATCTGCTTGGCAATAAGGGCTAA
- a CDS encoding DNA-directed RNA polymerase subunit alpha, translating into MRKITTSAHMPTEIKVENVSENVAKIIAYPFETGYAVTLAHPLRRLLYTSTVGFAPTAVKIEGVSHEFDSMRGMLEDMAAFIINLKGLRFKIKGDSLREVVEYSFKGPKEIYGSDLNNDAVEIVNPSAYLATINEDADLKFTLIIEKGIGYVPSEEIRENLDADFIALDAFFTPVTKAVYDIENVFVEDNPDYEKVVFTITTDGQISAIDAFKNALEAMYQQLAVFKGIVNISAADTFGRAIPANSEFAKLFESVSNLSLSARSFNCLDRADIRFIGELAIMEESELKDLKNLGKKSLEEIKAVMEEIGYPIGNQELGDKKEQLKRKLEELKIQKQKNEG; encoded by the coding sequence ATGAGAAAAATCACAACATCAGCTCATATGCCAACTGAAATAAAGGTTGAGAATGTCAGCGAAAATGTTGCTAAAATCATAGCATATCCCTTTGAAACGGGATATGCCGTCACTCTAGCTCATCCTTTACGAAGGTTACTTTATACGAGCACGGTCGGTTTTGCGCCGACTGCGGTTAAAATCGAAGGCGTAAGCCATGAATTCGACAGCATGCGCGGCATGCTCGAGGATATGGCGGCTTTTATCATAAATTTAAAGGGCTTAAGGTTTAAAATCAAGGGCGATTCCCTACGCGAGGTCGTAGAATACAGCTTCAAAGGACCTAAAGAAATTTACGGCAGCGACCTAAATAACGACGCCGTAGAGATCGTAAATCCAAGCGCTTATCTGGCTACGATAAACGAGGATGCCGATCTTAAATTTACGCTCATCATCGAAAAGGGTATCGGCTACGTCCCAAGCGAAGAGATCAGAGAAAATTTAGACGCTGATTTCATCGCGTTGGATGCGTTTTTCACCCCGGTAACTAAGGCCGTTTACGACATCGAAAACGTATTCGTAGAGGATAATCCCGACTACGAAAAGGTGGTCTTTACGATCACTACCGACGGTCAGATCAGCGCGATAGACGCGTTTAAAAACGCGCTTGAAGCGATGTATCAGCAGCTGGCGGTTTTCAAAGGCATCGTAAATATCAGCGCTGCGGATACTTTCGGTAGGGCGATCCCCGCAAATTCCGAGTTTGCAAAGCTTTTTGAGAGCGTTAGCAATCTAAGCCTAAGCGCGCGAAGCTTTAACTGCCTGGATCGCGCGGATATTAGATTTATCGGCGAGCTTGCGATCATGGAGGAGAGCGAGCTGAAAGATCTTAAAAATTTAGGCAAAAAATCGCTTGAGGAGATCAAGGCCGTTATGGAGGAGATCGGTTATCCTATCGGCAACCAAGAGCTTGGCGATAAAAAAGAGCAGCTAAAACGCAAGCTCGAAGAGTTAAAAATTCAAAAACAAAAGAATGAAGGATAG
- a CDS encoding NifU family protein — protein MIPFTDEELLAPVQGSLELIRPMLQNDGGDMKLLGIKNGVVYVRLTGHCHGCAASSQTLKYGVERQLRMDIHPELSVVNIPEGEEFEL, from the coding sequence ATGATACCATTTACAGACGAAGAGCTTCTAGCCCCGGTACAAGGCAGCTTGGAGCTAATCCGACCGATGCTGCAAAACGACGGCGGCGATATGAAGCTTTTAGGCATAAAAAACGGCGTCGTCTATGTCCGCCTTACCGGGCATTGCCACGGCTGCGCGGCGAGCTCACAGACCCTAAAATACGGCGTCGAGCGCCAGCTTCGCATGGATATTCACCCCGAGCTTAGCGTCGTAAACATCCCCGAAGGCGAAGAGTTTGAACTATAA
- a CDS encoding UDP-N-acetylmuramoyl-L-alanyl-D-glutamate--2,6-diaminopimelate ligase, whose translation MKIRLENSFITDNSAECEAGCFFMRTDANAKFESEAAQKGAQIISIAQAKELLSIDPRIKIVGITGTNGKTTTAAAIYSTLLDLGFSCGLSGTRGAFINERRIDEKGLTTSSVFKTMSYLCEAGKHGCEYFVMEVSSHAIAQNRIEGLNFALKIFTNLSQDHLDYHGSMQEYAAVKSSFFADDAPKLINADDGHIKFNPANALTYGIKNAASFGVSGYGLKGGIDALLRTPNGDNAQLQSDLIGEFNLYNLTAAFAAVKILTKLPNEKIVKALANFGGVEGRVQIVNKNPLVIVDFAHTPDGIEKVLNALRASGEIIAVFGAGGDRDHGKRPKMGAIAEHFAKICIVTSDNPRSEDPDEIIEQICAGMRRKDKILKIADRKEAIARALDLAKNGEMIAILGKGDETYQEIKGVKHPFSDKQVVSELVAARGESNLD comes from the coding sequence ATGAAAATACGACTCGAAAATAGCTTTATCACCGACAACTCCGCCGAGTGCGAAGCGGGCTGCTTTTTTATGCGCACGGACGCAAACGCCAAATTTGAATCCGAAGCGGCGCAAAAAGGCGCGCAAATCATCTCTATCGCGCAAGCAAAGGAGCTTTTAAGTATCGATCCGCGCATCAAAATCGTAGGCATCACCGGTACGAACGGCAAGACCACGACCGCCGCAGCGATCTATTCGACGCTGCTGGATCTGGGCTTTAGCTGCGGTCTAAGCGGCACGCGCGGCGCCTTTATAAATGAGCGCAGGATCGACGAAAAGGGACTTACGACGAGCTCAGTTTTTAAGACGATGAGCTATCTTTGCGAAGCAGGCAAGCATGGCTGCGAGTACTTCGTCATGGAGGTTAGCTCGCACGCAATCGCGCAAAATCGCATAGAAGGGCTAAATTTTGCGCTTAAAATTTTTACGAATTTAAGTCAAGATCATCTCGATTATCATGGCAGCATGCAAGAATATGCCGCGGTCAAGAGCTCATTTTTCGCTGACGACGCGCCAAAGCTCATAAACGCCGACGATGGGCATATTAAATTTAACCCCGCAAACGCCCTTACCTACGGTATCAAAAACGCCGCGAGCTTCGGCGTGAGCGGATACGGGCTAAAGGGCGGTATCGACGCACTCCTGCGCACTCCAAACGGCGATAATGCGCAGCTTCAAAGCGATCTCATCGGCGAGTTTAATCTCTACAACCTTACCGCGGCGTTTGCGGCGGTTAAAATTCTAACCAAGCTACCGAACGAAAAGATCGTAAAAGCCCTGGCAAACTTCGGCGGCGTCGAGGGTCGCGTGCAGATCGTAAATAAAAATCCGCTTGTAATCGTCGATTTCGCTCATACCCCAGACGGCATCGAAAAGGTGCTAAACGCGCTGCGCGCAAGCGGCGAGATTATCGCGGTTTTCGGCGCAGGAGGCGATCGCGACCACGGCAAGCGTCCGAAAATGGGCGCCATCGCGGAGCACTTTGCTAAAATCTGCATCGTTACGAGCGATAATCCGCGCAGCGAGGATCCAGACGAGATCATCGAGCAAATTTGCGCCGGCATGCGCCGAAAAGATAAAATTTTAAAGATCGCGGATCGCAAAGAGGCTATCGCGCGTGCGCTAGATCTTGCTAAAAACGGCGAAATGATCGCTATTTTGGGCAAGGGCGACGAAACCTATCAAGAGATCAAGGGCGTGAAGCACCCCTTCAGCGACAAACAGGTCGTGAGCGAGCTCGTCGCGGCGCGAGGCGAGTCAAATCTAGACTAA
- the rplQ gene encoding 50S ribosomal protein L17, which yields MRHNHGYRKLGRTSSHRAALLKNLTIAIVTSGKIETTLPKAKELRSYVEKLITHARKGDSEAHRFVFAALQDKAATNKLVTEIAPKYAGVNGGYTRIIKTRLRKGDAAEMAYIELISK from the coding sequence ATGAGACACAACCACGGATATAGAAAGCTAGGGCGCACCTCGTCTCACCGCGCCGCGCTGCTTAAGAATTTGACTATCGCTATAGTCACGAGCGGCAAGATCGAGACTACGCTTCCTAAAGCCAAAGAGCTAAGAAGCTACGTAGAAAAGCTGATCACTCACGCGCGCAAGGGCGACAGCGAGGCGCATAGATTTGTTTTCGCGGCGCTTCAGGATAAGGCTGCGACAAATAAGTTGGTCACCGAGATCGCTCCAAAATATGCAGGTGTAAACGGCGGCTACACTCGCATCATCAAAACCCGCCTTCGCAAGGGCGACGCCGCAGAGATGGCTTATATCGAGCTAATCAGCAAATAA